Below is a window of Ananas comosus cultivar F153 linkage group 9, ASM154086v1, whole genome shotgun sequence DNA.
GCTTTGCGTCTTGGTCTAGTTAGCCACTGCAGAATGGAGacactaaaaacaaaaaagcacaAGAGACAAATTACACAAANTAGGATCTCCCATTCGTCAAAAAGGCCGTTCCTTCTTTTTAAAGACCAATCATGTATTTCTATATGAGATAATGGAAGAAATGGCGAGCTGTATCAATGATTCTCAATGGAGGATCGGGGCTTTTTTGACCAATTCTTGTTCAAGTCCGAAAAAAATCCGttcgagaaagaagaagatcaatTTAGGGTTGAACCAAGAACCTGATTGTGTGGTTATTCTGGATGCAGATAGAAAGTCTTCGGTCATACTGGAAGCTGATCGATCACAAATACCTATTGCATCCTTAGTTGATTCTACGATCCCATTGGGATCCTTTAAAAGAATCACTTATCCCATTCCAGCGAATGATCCTATACAGTTCGTATATCTATTTCGTCATTCGATCACGAAAACAGTGATTCTTGAACGGGGAAGAATCGTTGcgatgaaggagaagaaggaactCATCGATCGACCTTTTCCAAGAAGAATTGGTTTTAGTCGATCGGTCGAGTGGTCACCAGCTAGTGAGACCAGTTTATGGATTGAACAAGAATAGTACGACTTCGGGCTGGGCTGGATGGAACAAGTGCGAACAATCTTCGTACACAGCAGCCAACGTAACGTCCCGGGGCGGGGCGCTCTGACGATGCAGAGAGCAAACAAAGGCGAGTTTTAAATTTGCATTTGTAGTCTTGTTGCACGGTAGAAGAAATTCCATCGTCGCCTTATCTGAAGACGTAAGGCGAGGCCCTGTTTTTGCAATGGAAGAGGAGAAAGGGGAGTGTAGCGGGCGGGGAGAGGCGGGACAAGGAGAATCGATCGTTAATGGTGGTGAAGCAGAAGGAGGGCCTTCCTGGAGGTCACATTCCGGGTAAGCAGGGTCGCAGGGACAGACATAAAGCAGCATGTGAAGCTAAATTCCATAGGGGGGAAGTGGGGGAGGGGACGGACCCGCTCGGAAGGACGGACCGGTAACCTGCATCCGATGATAAGCCGGGAGGCAAGGGACGTGTTACGTAGTCCACGTCCGCTCCTCGGAATAAGGGATTCCCGGAGATATAGATAAGGATGAAAGACTGACTTCTATCAATGTCCGTCCCGTCGATTCCCATGATCCCTGATTCGGGTGGAGAAATCCACGTGCCGCAGGTAGTGCTTcggaagggaaagaaaaaaagacaattACGCATGCTATCGACTGAATCGAAGGTGCTTGTTctcggggagagagagggagaggggggagCTAATAACCCCATTCAATGCTTAGCAATACATGACATTTCCACGCACGGGGGACATTGCCACGAGCGGAACATTGAATCTCGTATCTGGTACTCCTACGCTCCATTTCATGGCGGGGAAGGCCGCCATCGCATTCAGCAATCTTTCTTTGTACCATACCCCACGGACAACTCACTTGTATCTCCTCCCCAGCCAGTTATGGAGGGGTTAGTAGGAATGGAAGGGTAGAACACCCCATTCGAAACGGACGGACGGAATTTTCTACCCTTTCATCCGTCTGCCCTTTCTGAATCAACTACCTCGATCGGGAGGGACAAAAACCCTTCCTGACACTGCATCTTACCTCTCGTTCGCTATTGACCGACTGGCGGCATCCCACCGATGATGGGCATTATCTGATTCAATCGGAAGCAGTTATTCTACAATGCTGAGATCCCTGCTCCATAGGTGCGAGGTGGCGATAGAAGGCAGAGATGGAGAATCGGGCGAGTGCTTTTCATCTCTCGGGGAGGGCTGGCCGAATATTGATTCTGAAATGAAATTGATAAACAGCGAGAGGTGGGGATAGAACTATGGAGAGGGGAGCTTTTTCTCGACGATAGTGCACTAGGGAAACCATGGAGCGTCAATAGCGAATAGGTAGGTCCAATGAGTAGGTCGTTATGCATCAGGTTAGTAGGTCGACTTGACCACCGATCGTGGATGATGACTAGAAGGACCGGATTGACCTTTTTCAGATCCTTTCCTTTTGTTGTTGTTCCAGTGGTATAGAGTTCGGGAAGAATAGAAGGTCAAGGACGGGAAGGATAGGCCGTGGAGGTGATAGCAGTGACCNaaacactctcttctctccctctctctctctagaaggtaaaggagaagaagaagaaagaaagaaaaggaaggaaaagaaggaaacgaaagtgaagaagaagacaaggagaagaagaaaacctcttctctccttctctagcttggaaaatgagcgagtttagaggtaagctttgcctcttctcatgctaaattccaaactagggtttggattaacctaggaatggttttaatggagtatttagagtctttgaagctttctttttgcttcttttgagatcaaaaccatggtttggtatagaggtgaagcttgaaggtgagcttcaacacctctcatggtgaaacccaaactagggttttgattgaaTTAGTAATGGTTagaatggactttttagagtaccatgaagcttcttttgcttctcaatgagatcaaaccctaggtttgatgatgctatggagctagggcacccaaattggggcttttgctcatggggatttctaagtgcaattgaccctctagaaacctaattgggggtatttccgacgcgttggtgcgctcggattaatgttacgaaaagccaatgtaaagtta
It encodes the following:
- the LOC109715427 gene encoding ribosomal protein S2, mitochondrial-like, whose product is MSFLPPIELCLPSQLLDLELFPQPANYDSIHDATVFYPTSAGDGSHSSESGSRYRGSPIRQKGRSFFLKTNHVFLYEIMEEMASCINDSQWRIGAFLTNSCSSPKKIRSRKKKINLGLNQEPDCVVILDADRKSSVILEADRSQIPIASLVDSTIPLGSFKRITYPIPANDPIQFVYLFRHSITKTVILERGRIVAMKEKKELIDRPFPRRIGFSRSVEWSPASETSLWIEQE